The Oscillospiraceae bacterium genome contains the following window.
CTCACTTATACAAATGAAATTAGCACTCGTTTATTTCAACTGCTAAAGCTAGTTTAGCACTCTTTTTTATAAAGTGCAACCCTTGTGGGCTATTTTAACAAAAAATTTAAATTCAGGTCTTTTCAAGCATCGGATTTTGAGGTATGCTTACAATATAAGATAATAAGTACAGAGGCGGATGCTCGCATCGGCCTCTGCAACGATCCTTACCAGAGGAGAATACCACTATGAGCATCTATGGTGACCGCGCCTATGCGGCATTTTTTAAAGGCTATAACTGCTGCCAATCGGTGGCGGTTGCCTTTGCGGAGGAGATGGGCATGAACGAAAAGCAGGCCCTGCAGATTTCGGCAGGCTTCGGCGGCGGTTTCGGCCGTATGCGGGAGGTCTGCGGTGCCTTTTCCGGCATTACGCTGGTGCTGGGGGCGCTTTACGGCAGCGATGACCCGGCAAAAAAGACAGCCCTTTACACCGATGTGCAGGCGTTGGCGGATGAGTACAAGGCCCGCAACGGCGGCCCGAATACCCTGATCTGCCGGGAACTGCTGGGTCTGAAGCAGGCCGAGGGCAGCCCGGTTGCCAGCCCCCGCACCCCGGAATACTACAAAAAGCGCCCCTGCCCGGAGCTTTGCCGCGTAGCCGCTGACATTATGGCGGAGTACATCGCGGCGCACCCGAGAGATTGAATGTGCCCCTACAAAAACAAATCAACGAATCATTGAATCGAGGAATCACCATGCAATGCTACACCCACACCCTTCCCGGCGGCGCATCGCTTGTCGGCTACCTGCGGGAGGAAACCACCGAAATGCCCGCTTTCAACACCCGCCCTGCCATGCTGATCCTGCCGGGCGGCGGCTATGCCTACTGCAGTTCGCGGGAGGCTGACCCGGTCGCTATGCAGTTTCTGCAGGCAGGCTACAATGTCTTTATCCTTTATTATACCTGCCGTGGGCAGGAGAGCCAGCCTGCGCTGCGCTGGCAGCCGTTGATCGATGCGGCCGGTGCTATCCTGCATATCCGCAAGAACGCAGTGCAGCTCCATATCGACCCGGCCAAGGTCGCGGTCTGCGGCTTCTCGGCAGGCGGCCATCTTGCGGCGTCCACGGCAATCCTGTGGGACGCTGAGCCGGTTCAGCAGGCACTCGGCATCTGCGGAAAAGAGGCCCTGCCCGATGCCGTGGTGCTGGGCTACCCGGTCATCACCAGCGGCGAATTCCGGCATGACGGCTCGATCTGCAACCTCTGCGGTGATGATGCCGCCCTGCGCGGGACGATGAGTCTCGAAAATCAGGTCAGTGACGGACTGCCGCCCTTCTACATCTGGCACACTGTGGAGGATGCCGCGGTGCCGGTGCAGAATTCCATGCTGCTGGCCACGGCTTTGACTGCCCATAAGGTACCGTTTGAGCTGCACCTTTTCGCACATGACGGCCACGGCACCAGCACCTGCACGCAGGAGGTCAACACCCCTAACCGCCACAACAGCGCATGGGTGCCCCTGTGTACCGATTGGCTGGCCGACACGCTGGATTTCCACCTGTGAGGGCGGTAGAACCCGGCCGCTGCGGCGAATGCTGGGACGCCTGCCCGCGCCTGTCCGCGGGGGAACCGTTCGATTTTGCCTGTGCGGGCTGCGGTGACTGCTGCCGCCAAAGGCGTGATCTGGTGCTGTCCGGCTTTGATCTGTACCGTATTGCGCGGCGGCTGCGGCTCTCGCCGCGCATTGTGGCGGCGGCGTTCTGCAAAAGCTATATTGCGCCCGAAAGCTGCCTGCCGGCCCTGCGCCTGACGCCCGACCCCAAAACCGGAAACTGCCGCTTTTTTGAGGGGAGCGCCTGCGCCATCCATGCAGCCCGCCCACTGGCCTGCGCCCTCTATCCGCTGGGGCAGAGCATCGACACCGAAACTGCAGCAGTCGAGTATTATGTCCAGACCCCGCTGTGCGGCGCACGGACGGGGGAGGCGCGCACCCTTCGGGATTATCTGAACGATGCCGCTGTTACCGAGCGGGCGGGCATAGACGCGCGGTGGGCTGTTGTGTGTACCCGGCTTTCCCAACGGCTGCAGGCGGCGGGCGGGCAGGAAAATCCCCGCTTTGCGGCTGCTGCCAGACGCATTGAGCGTGCGCTCTACTATGAGTATTCACTCGGCGATGAATTTTACCCGCAGTTTTGCCAAAACATAGAAATTCTGCTGCCGCTGCTTGACAGGATGCTGTAAACAAAAATGGCGGGGGCCACACATGTGCGGCTCCTGCCGGGCAATAAAAAACGCTGTGACCCTTCCCAAAAGGTCACAGCGTTTTTTATTCATGGAATCAGCAGATAAAGAACCCGCCGCGTCCGCCGCAGCAGCACCAACTCAGGATGTTGCAAACCAGCAGGTACATCCAGAACGACAGGCAAAACTGTCCGGGACGGCCGCTGGGCTGGGCGTACGGCTGCTGGTAGCTTGTGTAGCTGCGGCCCGGACTTTGCAGCTGGTCCAGCAGATTCTGGTAGGCGTAGTTGTTCGGCTCCATCGAAACCGCCGTGCGGGCCTCCTCCTGCGCGCGGATGTTGTTACCCAACCCCTGATTGGCAAGGGCTGCGTAGTAGTGCCACTGGGCGGTGCGGCCCGCAGCAGAGATGCCGTTCAGCGTGTTGAGAGCCTCCTCATAAAAGCCGCTGCGGATATAATTTGCCGCCGCCCGCAGTTCAGGGTCACCGGCGGCGCTGCCATAGCTCTGCCGCCCGGCCGAGCTGCCGGTGCTGTAATAGCCGAAGCCGAATGGCCCGAACCCGAAGCCGCCGCCCGCAAAGGGGTCTTGATACTGCTGGCTGTAGCCGCTGCTCTGGCCGTAGGTCTGCCCACCCTGCCGGTAGGCGGTGCCGCCGCCCTGCTTGATGCGCATGATCTCGCTGTAGGCGGCCTGAACCTCCTTGAAATGCTCCTCTGCCGCCGGGTCATCGGGGTGCAGGTCGGGGTGGTACTGCTTGCACTTCTGGCGGTAGGCTTTTTTAATTGTTTCGTCATCGGCACCGGGGGTGATGCCCAATACGCTGTATGGATCAGTCATGGCGTTGTGCCTCCCTGTGCTTGCGTACCAGCGCGTACTTGCTCCATACGCCGGAATAAATCGTGTTGTACAATAGCTTCCCCTCCGGGGTGTCCTTCAGAATCGGCAGCATCTCAAAATGCTGTGCGCAGCGGCCCATCTGCTGGGTCAGCAGCTCATGGCAGCGCTGCTCGTAGGTGGCGGGCGGCAGCTCATCCGCCAGCTGCTGCAGCGCGTTGAAGCGGCCGCGCCGGGCGTCCTTTTGCAGGTCATCGTAGGCGTCCATCAGGTAGATGAACGCCCCCAGTCCCTGCCCCATGCCGCGCAGCGCCGGTGCCCATATATCGTCCCTGCAGGCGAAAACCTCGCCCAGCAGCGCGCCGAAGGTGTTGCACAGCGCGTCCAGATCGTGGCTGCCCGAGCCCTCCAGCAC
Protein-coding sequences here:
- a CDS encoding C-GCAxxG-C-C family protein, with amino-acid sequence MSIYGDRAYAAFFKGYNCCQSVAVAFAEEMGMNEKQALQISAGFGGGFGRMREVCGAFSGITLVLGALYGSDDPAKKTALYTDVQALADEYKARNGGPNTLICRELLGLKQAEGSPVASPRTPEYYKKRPCPELCRVAADIMAEYIAAHPRD
- a CDS encoding J domain-containing protein; translated protein: MTDPYSVLGITPGADDETIKKAYRQKCKQYHPDLHPDDPAAEEHFKEVQAAYSEIMRIKQGGGTAYRQGGQTYGQSSGYSQQYQDPFAGGGFGFGPFGFGYYSTGSSAGRQSYGSAAGDPELRAAANYIRSGFYEEALNTLNGISAAGRTAQWHYYAALANQGLGNNIRAQEEARTAVSMEPNNYAYQNLLDQLQSPGRSYTSYQQPYAQPSGRPGQFCLSFWMYLLVCNILSWCCCGGRGGFFIC
- a CDS encoding YkgJ family cysteine cluster protein translates to MRAVEPGRCGECWDACPRLSAGEPFDFACAGCGDCCRQRRDLVLSGFDLYRIARRLRLSPRIVAAAFCKSYIAPESCLPALRLTPDPKTGNCRFFEGSACAIHAARPLACALYPLGQSIDTETAAVEYYVQTPLCGARTGEARTLRDYLNDAAVTERAGIDARWAVVCTRLSQRLQAAGGQENPRFAAAARRIERALYYEYSLGDEFYPQFCQNIEILLPLLDRML
- a CDS encoding alpha/beta hydrolase, encoding MNRGITMQCYTHTLPGGASLVGYLREETTEMPAFNTRPAMLILPGGGYAYCSSREADPVAMQFLQAGYNVFILYYTCRGQESQPALRWQPLIDAAGAILHIRKNAVQLHIDPAKVAVCGFSAGGHLAASTAILWDAEPVQQALGICGKEALPDAVVLGYPVITSGEFRHDGSICNLCGDDAALRGTMSLENQVSDGLPPFYIWHTVEDAAVPVQNSMLLATALTAHKVPFELHLFAHDGHGTSTCTQEVNTPNRHNSAWVPLCTDWLADTLDFHL